The following proteins are encoded in a genomic region of Deltaproteobacteria bacterium:
- a CDS encoding TIGR00725 family protein, giving the protein MGSRKPLIGIIGASKPKNNDLSYALEVGQRVASNGWIVICGGLEGVMEAVSRGASEKGGVVVGILPRGKASEANRYVTIPIATNMGYARNAIIAQASDTLIAIGGGPGTLSEIGHSLAFKKLVVGLETWQIPGVIQCRTPAEAVSLIEKHLKKSGLI; this is encoded by the coding sequence ATGGGTTCCAGAAAACCATTGATCGGCATCATCGGGGCCTCCAAACCGAAAAATAATGACCTGAGTTATGCCCTTGAGGTCGGCCAGCGGGTCGCTTCCAACGGGTGGATCGTCATCTGCGGGGGACTCGAAGGGGTGATGGAAGCGGTCTCTCGCGGGGCCTCTGAAAAAGGGGGGGTCGTTGTCGGGATTCTCCCGCGGGGGAAGGCTTCTGAAGCCAACCGTTATGTCACTATTCCGATTGCCACCAACATGGGGTATGCCCGGAACGCCATTATCGCCCAGGCCTCTGATACCCTGATCGCGATCGGCGGCGGTCCCGGAACGCTCTCCGAGATCGGTCATTCCCTCGCCTTTAAGAAATTAGTCGTTGGGCTGGAAACCTGGCAAATCCCTGGTGTCATTCAATGCAGAACCCCTGCGGAAGCGGTCTCCCTCATTGAAAAACATCTGAAAAAGTCCGGTTTAATCTGA
- a CDS encoding carbon starvation protein A, with product MSLPLLAGAVIIFLFVGYTLYGRFVARQYALNDATPTPAHLQNDGVDFVPTKKFYLLGQHFSAIAAAGPIAGPILACQQFGWLPCLLWIVIGVVFIGAVHDFSSLVVSIRHGGHSIAEIVKQNIGKRAWLAMMIFLWIALIYVIIAFTDITAGTFVGRVEELEGVQVGFERGGAVAAASTMYLLLAILMGVVQKRWNPPLWLLTVVFVPATLSVVWFGTQISTWLLFSQQTWGLIILVYCFIASLLPVWMLLQPRGYLGGFILYMALILGVIGIFFGGYEIQQESFKTWSAPGLTGSLFPFLFVTIACGACSGFHGLVCSGTTSKQIARESDCKPVGYGGMLLEGFVAVIALATIMIMAPGDVKGSPGAIYGAGLGQFLTLLIGKENLLFAITFGAMAFSTFVFDTLDVTTRLGRYILQELFGRTGQTGRTDRLTGALATLATVGVPALFIMNAQEGGWKLFWILFGTSNQLLASLTLLAITVWLHRVGKRYWFTLIPMVFVMIITFWSLLKQIDVAYQQVLVREATAGVLPIINGVVALLLLFLALGVTVESVLVFRRVNFAENLSVGRFPQQPR from the coding sequence CTGAGTCTTCCGCTTCTGGCCGGGGCGGTTATCATTTTTCTTTTTGTCGGTTACACCTTGTACGGCCGGTTTGTCGCGCGCCAGTACGCCCTGAATGATGCTACACCGACACCGGCCCACCTCCAGAATGACGGTGTTGATTTTGTACCGACAAAAAAGTTTTATCTTTTAGGGCAGCATTTTAGCGCCATTGCCGCCGCCGGACCGATTGCCGGGCCGATCCTTGCCTGCCAGCAGTTTGGTTGGCTCCCCTGTCTGTTGTGGATCGTCATCGGCGTTGTTTTCATCGGGGCGGTCCACGATTTTTCGTCACTGGTGGTGAGTATCCGTCATGGAGGCCACTCCATCGCCGAGATTGTCAAGCAGAACATCGGCAAGAGGGCCTGGCTGGCGATGATGATTTTTTTATGGATTGCCCTCATCTATGTCATTATCGCCTTCACCGACATCACCGCGGGCACCTTTGTCGGCCGGGTGGAGGAGTTGGAAGGGGTTCAGGTCGGTTTCGAAAGGGGAGGGGCGGTGGCGGCGGCCAGCACGATGTATCTTCTGCTGGCGATCCTCATGGGGGTGGTCCAGAAGAGGTGGAATCCCCCCCTCTGGCTCTTGACGGTCGTCTTTGTCCCGGCCACCCTGTCGGTGGTCTGGTTTGGGACCCAGATTTCTACCTGGCTCCTCTTTTCCCAGCAGACCTGGGGACTGATCATCCTTGTCTATTGTTTTATTGCGTCTCTCCTTCCGGTCTGGATGCTCCTGCAACCGCGCGGCTATTTGGGTGGTTTCATCCTTTATATGGCGCTGATTCTAGGGGTGATCGGGATCTTCTTTGGCGGTTATGAGATCCAGCAGGAATCGTTCAAGACCTGGTCTGCCCCGGGGTTGACGGGATCTCTCTTTCCCTTTCTTTTTGTCACCATTGCCTGCGGGGCCTGCTCCGGTTTCCATGGACTCGTTTGTTCCGGAACAACCTCCAAGCAGATTGCCAGGGAATCGGACTGCAAACCGGTCGGTTATGGGGGGATGTTGCTTGAGGGGTTTGTTGCGGTGATCGCCCTGGCAACCATTATGATCATGGCGCCGGGGGATGTGAAAGGTTCTCCCGGTGCGATTTATGGGGCCGGTCTCGGTCAGTTCCTGACTCTATTGATCGGTAAGGAAAATCTACTGTTTGCCATTACCTTCGGGGCGATGGCGTTCTCAACTTTTGTCTTCGACACACTGGATGTCACGACCCGTTTGGGGCGCTACATTCTGCAGGAGCTTTTCGGTCGAACCGGTCAGACCGGTCGGACTGACCGGTTAACGGGGGCACTGGCGACACTGGCGACGGTTGGGGTCCCGGCCCTCTTTATTATGAATGCCCAGGAGGGGGGATGGAAACTCTTCTGGATTCTTTTTGGAACTTCCAACCAACTACTCGCCTCCCTGACCCTTCTGGCGATTACCGTCTGGCTCCACCGGGTCGGCAAGCGATACTGGTTCACCCTGATTCCGATGGTTTTTGTGATGATCATCACCTTCTGGTCTCTCTTGAAACAGATCGATGTCGCCTACCAGCAGGTTCTGGTTCGTGAGGCAACGGCTGGGGTCCTCCCTATCATCAACGGGGTGGTGGCACTCCTCCTCTTGTTTTTGGCCCTCGGGGTGACGGTGGAATCGGTCCTTGTCTTCAGGCGCGTAAATTTTGCTGAAAATCTTTCGGTTGGTCGGTTTCCCCAACAGCCGCGGTAA
- the gltB gene encoding glutamate synthase large subunit, with protein MIPAPTGLFDPAAQHDSCGTGFVANILGYKSHDILEKGLTAVTNLTHRGAVSSDGKTGDGAGILAQIPTKIFKREVKRLGYESPDDEDLAIGMIFFPRNDLTRERCRQIIEEIVGKYQLTLFGWRPVPTNPEALGEKAAKVQPAIEQILIGRSGPVPKASFEQVLFTIRKEIEAHVLELSIDDFYIPSFSSRVIIYKALCIAPQLAEFYLDLKNPDFETALVLYHQRFSTNTFPTWALAQPFRYCAHNGEINTIAGNRNWMKAREPELSVFEWSKTPKTLRPIIQPRGSDSASFDNALETLIMGGRNILHTAAMLIPEAWENKTEMDPDLRAFYEYHALFTEAWDGPAAIAFSDGQIVGALLDRNGLRPARYIVTDDNLIIMGSEVGTIELDERRIIKKGRLGPGKMIAVDTVRGKLLTNEEIKKQLSSFKPYRQWLEENLLVLKSNEETSAPPKKEPADPLTRRQKMFGYSEEEIQLVVRAMAMEAKDPVFSMGDDTPLAVLSGRPRLLYSYFKQLFAQVTNPAIDPIREAMVMSLNTYLAPRKNIFAETPEHARRLKLSSPILLPHQFEELKNRKETGFESVTLQALFPVSDGPEGLEETLFDLCGAASHAIEEGKRILIISDRDADERRAPIPMLLAVSAVHHHLIREGQRMIATLVTETGDARDIHHFGCLIGYGTAAIYPYLAYETLTHEIERGFLPNLDLATAQRRFQKAVETGLLKIISKMGISTISSYRSAQIFEAIGLQRSVINRYFTGTPSRVGGIGLEEIARDTLTWHNQAFSSDIVLSLGGYYRFRRGEEYHAFNPDVVKAIHASAKSGVYEDYKKYANLVHERPPTTLRDLLEFKIREPIPLEEVEPVEEIRKRFTTSSISYGALSIEAHRDLAIAMNRIGAKSGSGEGGEDPARYKPLPNGDSANSAIKQVASARFGVTTEYLLNAKELEIKMAQGSKPGEGGQLPGHKVSDEIARVRHAQPGVTLISPPPHHDIYSIEDLKQLIYDLKQVSPEARIGVKLVSENGVGTIAAGVAKAHADVILISGHEGGTGASPASSIKNAGSAWELGLAEAQQTLVMNDLRGKVLLRVDGGMKTGRDVVVAALLGAEEYGFGTAPLIAEGCVMARQCHLNTCPVGVTTHDEQLRKKYVGTPERIIHFMNGVAGEVREILASLGFRSLDEVIGRVDLLQPKKRVEQDKIKHLDLSPILTDIDPEGKRAKKRNTPRNNFPIEPSLDQKILQDGRAAIEGKGDSPKGDPPKGVSPRRSVKLSYPIRNIHRTVGARVAGEVAKRYGDKGLPDGILLECSFKGTAGQSFGAFAVPGLRWILIGQANDYVGKGMTGGEIVIRPHPKARYASHENVIMGNTVLYGATGGSLFASGQAGERFCVRNSGAVAVVEGVGDHGCEYMTGGVVVVLGEVGQNFGAGMTGGEVYLFDELKSFESRYNQELIELSRLENTEDADKLHQLVLKHFEFTQSPHAERILKKWNRFLPLFWKVSPKNLKQIQNLTAAVGETDQPKDFQQNLRA; from the coding sequence ATGATCCCCGCCCCTACCGGCCTTTTCGATCCCGCCGCCCAGCATGATTCGTGCGGGACCGGGTTTGTCGCCAACATCCTGGGGTACAAGAGCCACGACATCCTGGAAAAAGGGCTGACGGCGGTCACTAATCTCACCCACCGTGGGGCAGTCTCTTCCGATGGCAAGACGGGGGATGGCGCTGGAATCCTGGCCCAGATCCCGACCAAGATTTTTAAGAGAGAAGTCAAACGTCTCGGTTACGAGTCTCCGGATGACGAAGATCTGGCAATCGGGATGATCTTTTTTCCCCGAAATGACCTGACCCGTGAGAGGTGCCGGCAAATCATCGAGGAGATTGTTGGAAAATACCAACTCACCCTCTTTGGTTGGCGACCGGTCCCGACGAACCCGGAGGCGCTTGGAGAAAAAGCGGCAAAAGTCCAGCCGGCGATTGAACAGATCCTGATCGGCCGTTCAGGTCCCGTTCCCAAAGCCAGCTTTGAACAGGTCCTTTTCACCATCCGCAAGGAGATTGAGGCCCACGTTCTGGAACTGTCAATCGACGATTTTTACATCCCCTCTTTCTCTTCCCGCGTCATCATCTACAAGGCCCTTTGCATCGCCCCTCAGCTTGCCGAATTTTATCTGGACCTCAAAAACCCTGACTTCGAAACCGCCCTTGTCCTCTACCACCAGCGGTTTTCGACAAATACCTTTCCGACCTGGGCGCTGGCCCAACCGTTCCGGTACTGCGCCCATAATGGAGAGATTAACACCATCGCCGGAAACCGAAACTGGATGAAGGCCCGTGAACCGGAGCTCTCTGTTTTTGAATGGTCCAAGACCCCAAAAACACTCCGGCCGATCATCCAGCCCAGGGGGAGTGATTCCGCCTCTTTCGACAATGCCCTGGAAACACTGATCATGGGGGGACGCAACATCCTCCATACCGCAGCCATGTTGATCCCCGAGGCCTGGGAAAACAAGACAGAGATGGATCCGGACCTGAGGGCCTTTTATGAATACCACGCCCTCTTTACTGAGGCCTGGGACGGCCCTGCCGCCATCGCCTTCTCCGACGGCCAGATCGTCGGAGCCCTCCTTGACCGAAATGGACTCCGCCCGGCCCGCTACATCGTCACCGATGACAATCTGATCATTATGGGTTCCGAGGTCGGTACGATTGAACTGGATGAACGCCGGATTATCAAGAAGGGAAGGTTGGGACCCGGAAAGATGATCGCCGTGGATACCGTCAGGGGGAAACTGCTCACCAATGAAGAGATCAAAAAACAGCTCTCTTCCTTCAAACCATACCGTCAATGGCTTGAGGAAAATCTCCTCGTACTCAAATCGAACGAGGAGACCTCAGCTCCCCCAAAAAAAGAACCGGCCGATCCCCTGACCCGCCGGCAGAAGATGTTTGGTTACTCGGAAGAAGAGATTCAATTGGTGGTCCGGGCGATGGCCATGGAGGCGAAGGACCCGGTCTTCTCTATGGGGGATGACACTCCTCTCGCGGTCCTTTCCGGTCGACCGCGCCTGCTCTACAGCTATTTCAAACAACTCTTTGCCCAAGTGACTAACCCGGCAATCGATCCGATCCGCGAGGCGATGGTGATGAGCCTCAACACCTACCTCGCCCCGCGCAAAAATATTTTTGCCGAGACACCGGAACATGCCCGGCGCCTGAAACTTTCTTCCCCAATCCTTCTGCCCCACCAGTTCGAGGAATTAAAAAATCGAAAGGAGACCGGGTTTGAGTCGGTCACCTTGCAGGCCCTCTTTCCTGTTTCAGACGGCCCGGAGGGGTTGGAAGAAACCCTCTTCGACCTCTGTGGCGCTGCCTCCCACGCCATTGAAGAAGGAAAAAGGATTCTCATCATTTCAGATCGTGACGCTGATGAACGAAGGGCCCCGATCCCGATGCTTCTCGCCGTGTCGGCGGTTCATCATCACCTGATCCGCGAAGGGCAAAGGATGATTGCAACGTTGGTCACTGAAACCGGCGATGCCCGTGACATCCATCATTTTGGCTGTCTGATCGGTTACGGGACGGCGGCAATCTACCCGTACCTCGCCTATGAAACACTCACCCATGAAATTGAAAGGGGGTTTTTACCCAATCTCGACCTGGCAACGGCCCAGCGGCGATTTCAAAAAGCGGTGGAAACAGGACTTTTGAAAATCATCTCCAAGATGGGGATCTCTACAATCAGCTCCTACCGGTCGGCCCAAATTTTTGAAGCGATCGGCTTACAGCGATCGGTTATAAACCGATACTTTACTGGAACCCCCTCCAGGGTCGGAGGGATCGGTCTGGAAGAGATCGCACGTGACACTTTGACTTGGCACAATCAGGCTTTTTCTTCTGACATTGTCCTTTCACTCGGCGGTTATTATCGTTTTCGCAGGGGCGAGGAGTACCATGCCTTCAATCCTGACGTGGTCAAGGCGATTCATGCCTCCGCCAAAAGCGGAGTCTATGAGGATTATAAAAAATACGCCAATCTGGTCCATGAAAGACCCCCTACCACCCTTCGTGACCTCCTCGAATTTAAGATCAGAGAACCGATTCCTTTAGAAGAGGTGGAACCGGTCGAAGAGATCCGAAAGAGGTTTACCACTTCTTCGATCTCCTATGGAGCCCTTTCGATCGAGGCCCACCGCGACCTGGCGATCGCGATGAACCGGATTGGAGCCAAAAGCGGGAGTGGTGAAGGGGGTGAAGACCCGGCCCGTTACAAACCGTTGCCGAATGGAGATTCCGCAAACAGCGCGATCAAACAGGTCGCCTCGGCCCGCTTTGGGGTCACGACCGAATACCTCCTCAATGCCAAAGAACTCGAAATTAAGATGGCGCAGGGGTCCAAACCGGGCGAGGGGGGACAACTCCCCGGGCACAAGGTCTCCGATGAAATCGCCCGCGTCCGGCACGCCCAACCGGGGGTAACGCTGATCTCCCCGCCACCGCACCATGACATCTATTCGATCGAAGATTTGAAACAGTTGATCTACGATCTCAAACAGGTTAGTCCCGAGGCCCGTATCGGGGTCAAGCTGGTCTCTGAAAACGGGGTCGGCACCATTGCGGCTGGCGTCGCCAAGGCCCACGCCGACGTCATTCTGATTTCCGGACATGAGGGGGGGACCGGGGCCTCTCCCGCCTCTTCCATCAAAAACGCCGGTTCCGCCTGGGAACTGGGGCTTGCCGAGGCCCAGCAAACACTCGTGATGAATGACCTGCGTGGAAAGGTACTGCTCCGTGTCGATGGCGGGATGAAGACCGGACGGGATGTCGTTGTGGCCGCCCTCCTGGGGGCCGAGGAATACGGTTTCGGTACCGCCCCGTTGATCGCTGAGGGGTGCGTGATGGCCCGCCAGTGTCACCTCAACACCTGTCCCGTGGGGGTTACCACCCATGATGAACAGTTACGAAAAAAATATGTCGGTACGCCGGAACGGATTATCCATTTTATGAACGGTGTGGCTGGCGAGGTTCGCGAGATTCTCGCCTCTTTGGGTTTTCGGTCTCTGGATGAGGTTATCGGCCGGGTCGATCTCCTCCAACCAAAAAAACGGGTCGAACAGGACAAGATCAAGCACCTCGATCTGTCGCCAATCCTGACCGATATCGACCCTGAAGGGAAAAGGGCCAAAAAGAGAAATACCCCCCGCAATAATTTCCCAATAGAACCGTCGCTCGATCAGAAGATCCTGCAGGATGGGCGGGCCGCCATTGAAGGCAAGGGTGATTCACCCAAGGGTGATCCACCCAAGGGTGTGTCACCCAGACGTTCCGTCAAGCTCTCGTACCCGATCCGTAATATCCACCGGACCGTCGGGGCCCGCGTTGCCGGAGAGGTCGCTAAACGATATGGAGACAAAGGCCTGCCCGATGGCATTTTGCTGGAATGTTCCTTTAAGGGAACTGCCGGTCAAAGCTTTGGGGCCTTTGCCGTCCCCGGTCTCCGGTGGATCCTGATCGGTCAGGCAAATGACTACGTCGGCAAAGGGATGACCGGCGGCGAGATTGTGATCCGGCCGCACCCGAAGGCCCGATACGCCTCCCACGAAAACGTGATTATGGGGAATACCGTCCTTTACGGGGCAACCGGTGGTTCCCTCTTCGCCTCGGGACAGGCGGGGGAGCGTTTCTGCGTCAGAAACTCCGGGGCCGTGGCCGTCGTTGAGGGGGTGGGTGATCATGGTTGTGAATATATGACGGGTGGGGTTGTGGTCGTTCTTGGGGAGGTTGGCCAGAATTTCGGGGCCGGCATGACCGGAGGGGAAGTCTACCTCTTTGACGAGCTGAAGAGTTTCGAATCCCGTTACAATCAGGAACTGATTGAACTCTCGCGCCTGGAAAACACCGAGGATGCCGACAAACTGCACCAACTTGTCCTGAAACATTTCGAATTCACCCAAAGCCCTCATGCCGAACGGATTTTAAAAAAATGGAACCGATTCCTCCCCCTCTTCTGGAAGGTTTCACCAAAAAACCTAAAACAGATCCAGAATCTTACCGCGGCTGTTGGGGAAACCGACCAACCGAAAGATTTTCAGCAAAATTTACGCGCCTGA
- a CDS encoding phosphoadenylyl-sulfate reductase — protein MTKIQLAEKLDDFEGKTAEEVLAWALKKFGDKVALACSFGAEDVALVDMMVKIDPRARIFCLETGRLNPETYDVMDKIRDKYNITIEVMFPNTTAVEKMVRAKGMNLFYDSIENRKECCGVRKVEPLNRALATVDAWITGLRRQQSVTRTAVPKVEIDSAHNNIYKINPLAEWTSEQVWQYIKKNGVPYNILHDKGYPSIGCAPCTRAVKPGEDERAGRWWWENPETKECGLHVKK, from the coding sequence ATGACTAAGATTCAACTTGCCGAAAAATTAGACGATTTTGAGGGAAAAACCGCCGAGGAGGTTCTTGCCTGGGCCCTGAAAAAGTTTGGGGACAAGGTGGCGCTCGCCTGTAGCTTTGGGGCGGAGGATGTCGCCCTGGTCGATATGATGGTGAAGATTGACCCCAGGGCTCGAATCTTCTGTCTGGAGACAGGCCGTCTGAACCCTGAGACCTACGACGTGATGGACAAGATCCGCGACAAGTACAATATCACCATCGAGGTGATGTTCCCCAACACAACGGCGGTTGAAAAGATGGTCCGGGCCAAGGGGATGAATCTTTTTTATGACTCGATTGAAAACCGCAAGGAGTGCTGTGGCGTCAGAAAGGTGGAGCCGCTCAATCGGGCGCTGGCCACTGTCGATGCCTGGATTACCGGCCTGCGCCGTCAACAGTCGGTTACCCGAACAGCGGTCCCCAAGGTGGAGATCGACAGCGCCCATAACAATATTTACAAGATCAACCCGCTGGCGGAGTGGACGAGCGAGCAGGTCTGGCAATATATCAAGAAAAACGGCGTGCCGTACAATATCCTGCATGACAAAGGGTACCCCTCAATCGGCTGTGCCCCCTGTACCCGGGCGGTAAAACCGGGAGAAGATGAACGGGCAGGACGATGGTGGTGGGAAAACCCGGAAACAAAAGAATGTGGCCTGCATGTTAAAAAGTAA